GTTGCTGGCCAATAGGAGAAACGGCTAATTCGGCAAGAGGTTTGAATGAGAAAAATGCCTATGCGATGTGACACCATATAATCAATCACTGGACATCGTTGGACAACCAGGGCTGAGAGGGACGTACAAGTGGCTGAGCGAACTGGATATGTGATTTGTACGAGATCGTGTCCTGCGTGATCGACAGGTGCCTAAGATAGTCATTTTCACTTGCCGGCCATTTGGTGAGTTGAGTGATAGTCGAATCAAAGTAGGCACCCTATCAAAATCAATATGAAATTATTCTTAATATATCTTTATATAGATACCACGCACCTTGAGGAATGGCATGTATGTGGCTTTCTCGACATAAGGCTTGAATCGCAATTGCAAAGTCCGAAGAGTGAGTCGAGGGCGAGTGAAAATGTCGTGCAAATGCTCCGGGCTGTATGTAGTTCCAACGCACATTTGAATATTTGGAACAGACGGCAATAATGCAAGGAGATTGGCGACCAAATCCGCATCGACGATCCATACACGGACGTTGATTGACTTGACTAGTTCGCTAGGATTGTATAGACCAGCCTCCTGCTCCTTTCTGTGGCGAAAGTGCTTGTACAAATGAAAAACAGCGGCAGCTGTATAAACAATAATGTGGTTATAGATCTGGCTGGTGGGGACAGGCGATCTTGGGAGAGCGCGACTCAAACTCAACACTGCCCTTTGTCGTTCAAGCGGTGGAACGTGGGAGAAGATAACTGCATAAACCTCGGAAGGTAGGTCGGAAAGGTTGGGCATCGTATTGTTGTGCTATAGCGTCTAATTCTCTGTGGAGTTCTGTGGCGAAGAGCTTATTGTTCACTGGATAGCCTTGATGTGGATGTGTAAGAGAGTTTCAAAGAAGGCCGATGGTAATTATCTAGCAACTCGGGGCCCGGATACCTAGTAGCTAGGATAATACGACCGACGACACAAAAGAGTATTGCAGCTTTTAAGGATCGGCGGAGCTTTCGCGGTCATCACGGCCTTCAATACGTCTTGCGTACAAGATATTGAATAAGTATGTACATGGTGAGAGTGTCAGGGAAGAGTGACATTGGCGCGATTTTATTCTCATCACGTGATGGTTACTGGTCTTATCTCAGACTTACCCCCGATTCTGCACCAGTGTGATAAACTCACACTACCTTGGATAGTTGCTCTTGTACGATGCTGGGAGAATATAGTATGAATTTCCACTGAGAATAAACATTCAGAGAAGCTGGGAGCATTATTCGAAGTTTGGGAGCCATTATGAATTGATATTTGTTGGGACCCACTGAGCCGGGAGTGAGAATTTTTGTAATAGGATGGACTCCGGGCTATCCCTTCAGAAATTGTCCTCTTCGGAGTGACATATACAAAAATTGGAACGATACAGAGAAGATTAGCATGGCCCCTGCACAAGGATGACACGCTAGTTCAGAGTGGACGGTCTACGGACCGCAATATTTATTTTAAATATTTTACTGATATTATCTTATCTATAGGTACGTTTCTACTTAAAGCCGAATTCAACCGATGTACGTATCTAACTAAGTCCTTGTCCGGAAATCGGTAGTCACGTTTTGGGCGTTAGGAATCAAAACTGGAGCCAACTCGGATCAATACGTGCTTTCTCGTCTTCTGCTCGTTATATGGGTCATCGCTCTTTTGATTTATTTACTTTACCTGTAATAGAACAGCACAGATATTTCTCGTTTTGGGTGGTAAATAAACTTTTCAATTgggttatatgcgcaattGTGGTACAAAGTATATGAAAACGCAGTACTTTAGACCGAAGCGGACGAGATGTGGAACCATTTGCTGACTGTATGCGGCGTCAATACAATGGGAGTATGTGTAGATATACAGTACGTACTAGAAGGATCGATAGGCGCTGGGGGCTTGCGCGAATCCGGGGGAATGGAGGTGTAGATCTCGTTGGACTTATCGACGTATCCAGGAGAGTTCTTGACAGTTATGTTGGCACTATGTAAAATAATGTGATAAGTGATCATAGGTAATAGAGATATCCGATAAACGTAAATGGATAGTCGTGGTGTCGTAAAAATACTCACATAGAGAGCTCGTAATTGGGAGTTTTGGCAGGGGTCTCGCCAGTAATGAGACGGCGCCAGGCCTCATGGCATTCATGAATGATTTCAGTCGCATACTTCTTATTCTTAGCCTCTCCTGAAAAGGCGAACGCGTTTTCGGGTTTTCCGTCCGCTATCAAGTAAAAAAGGACGTAAGAATTGCGCCAGTTCTTGAGAATTTCATTTTTGACTTACGAATCTTGTAAATGCGGAACCACTCGTTGGTCGCGCGGATGAGGCCAGGGAGGTGACGCTCAACGTCTTCGATGTCGTTCAGCTTGGACGCAAGAGGGTCGTGAACGTCGACGACGATGACTTTCCAGTCGGTTTCGCCTTCATCGAGAAGAGCCATGATACCAAGGACTTTAACCTGCTTGACCTGGCCAGTGTACCCCACTTGTTCGCCGATTTCACAGACATCGAGAGGGTCATTGTCACCCTTGGCCTTGGTCTCAGGGTGGATTTGACCGGGGTCTTCCCAAGTCTGATCAGAGTGCATATGGTCAGCCTAAAACTAGAAGTATAAATCGATGGCCTACCTGGGGGAAAGCACCGTAGTTCCAGATATAGCCATGGTGGGGGAAGCAGTTGCGGACAAAACGGAGCTTGCCCTTCTTAATGTCTTGCTTGATGGGATTGAAAgactcctccttggagatCTCCATCTTGGCGTTGGTCCAACGAGGAACCTCGACAATCATGTTCAGAATGCCATTGTTCTGGTCAGCAAATAGAGGAATATCATGGAAAGGCGAGACCGGCTGGCCATCCTGTTCGATGAATACGCGGTGCTCTGGCACTCGATCAGCAGTGGATAAGGGTTGGAGTAACAAACGCGCTCACCAAGGGTATTGGGAGCACCAATCAGACGCGGTGTGTAGCCTGCTCAAGTCAGAGGTCTGATAATACATACAAGTAATGTACCCACGAGACATAGCAGACGTAGAAAGTTCACGCAGGTGGAAGGTGTGCTGAACAAGTCGGCGAAGAGCCGTGCTGCTCATTTCGGTTTTATACGATCGATGGATTGTGTAACAGGAAACGTAACTTGGAGCTGCTGACTCATCCAGACTTTGTGACGCGGACTCACGCTCATGTGATCGTTACGTCTTTCGACGCGGCGACCATGGCTGAGCCAAACAAAGCCCGTCCGCTCGTCTCTGAGAACTTCCTCGATGCGCCCACACAGCGCTTACTGGCCGTAGGACTGGCTGTCTTTTGTCAGGTAAGCTGGATCTCCAGTATCTCATCCTGGCGCTAATTcctgttgttgtaggcaagaAAAGTATGGGAGATTCTTCAAGCGTATGTTGTAGCCAGTGCATCCCAGAGGTCTTGGTTGCTCTTTAAATGGGATGCCCTCGATGCTCTGTTCTTCCTTACTTTGCCACTGCTTCGTATACCACGGCTCAACTTTTCTTTGCGAGTGACGTTGGCTCAACTCTTGATGATGTTGTGCATTAACTGGGCGGCCCTTGGTGATTGGCATGTAAGTAAATTACTCCGAGTGGTATGTCGCCTTTACTCAAATAGAGTAGATACCCGCCGGCACATTACCTCAACCTCTGGCGTTCATTCCATGGTTAAACCCAGATACTCAAATATCCATTACTGAGCGCAAAGTCACGATAGGGCAAGTCGTGGATGCGTCTGCCCACTTGCTTGGACAGCATACTGTACGGCTTTCACCCATCAAGTATGTTTAGTTAATGTCAAATAGCTTTTTTCACTTATGACCTTATTTCATTTTCTAGTACGGCCAAACTTAATCCACAAGGCTTGTCCTACTGTCTCGCTCCTCATACGCACAACAGTGCTTTTGTTCCTATTGTCTTCAACAACTCGCAACCTCACGTCCTCCAATACTCTATTTCTCCTCTTGGTGACAAAGGCCCCCGGACCTACGTTAACCTTACCTGGAGCGACCTCAAATCTATTTCATCTACGCGGACAAAACTTATGACTCATACCCAGACTCCTGTGCCAACCAGACCTAGGATCAAACTTAGTGAGGCGGACGAATGGGATCAACTagatgaggaggaagagaagCCCGCCGAGTACAATTCTGACGAGCCCGTATTGTCCAAGTCTGAGCGTTTGGGCCATGTCCGTATTGTTCAGCCGGGAGTGGTTCGACTCGAACGTGTTCTCGACAAGACAGGGGCGGACTTTAGGATCCGTTACTCCGAGGTAGTCGTGGTCGAATGCCCAAGTGTTACTTTTGAACCTACCCGGGACGAGGCCCGAGGTAATCGTTGCATGGGGGAAAAGGTGGATATGAATGTACGTGCCCGCGGAGTAGCGCCTGTCGAATTGAAGTGGGGTGTCGCCGTCACGCCCAAATCCAAGTATGGCACCAGGCGGTCGGGACAGGACTTTACTATTCGAGGTATCGAGGGCAAGGAAGAGGTAAACCTCATTTAGATTGAGTTATTTTCACCTCTGATAATGATTCTGTAGATCGAAGGTGTCCCCGTGGCACAAGATTTGATCATTCCGCTCTCATTCTCGTTTGATAGCCCTGGTCGACATACTTTTACTCTCGCCAATCTTTCGGACGCTATCGGCAACAGCGTCAACCCCGCTCTTCCACAGCGCACTCTCAAGCACGGCCACCAGATCAGCGACACGGATTTTGCTCATATTCGCACATTTGATGTTCTCTCTCGCCCGTCCGCCGCGTTTGAGAAATGCCAGCCCGGGAAGGATATTCAGCTCCTCAAAGGCAAAGAGGGACATTCAAATATGGTTGTTAAAGCCGAGTCCTATGATGAACAAGACGGATGGGGCGCGCACATTTCCTTCCTCCCAGATGAGACTAGCAAGTCGGCTTCAGCAGGTGCTACTGGCGTCGTGGGCAAAGTCGCAGGCAAGGTTGCGAGCGCAATCGACAAAGTCACGGCTCCGACCCCTTGGACCAAGTTTTTCCCCGCTACCCCAGGTTCGAATAAGATTAGTATCCCCGTGACCGAGGCCGGGACATACACCTTGACGCGTGTGGCCGGTGATTTGTGCGAGGGCGTAGTTCGCTCACCCGAGGTTTGCCGGGTTGTCGAGGTGCCATTACCGCGTGCCGAAGTCGAAGTAGAGCGTATTCACGAATGGTACGCCCGATCAAATGAAAATGCCGCAGCACTAACCCTCATTTGATTTAGCTCCGGAGATGTCGGAATCCATACCATCTTTACCATGGACGGCACACCACCATTCCGTATTCACTATACCACCACGGACAGCAAAGGTACCACTAAATCCGAAGAACGCTATCTTGGCGCTCGCGGAGAACTCAAGCTTCAGCCTAACAAGAGCGGAACCTACACGTATAGCTTTGACGCTATTTCGGATGCGTATTATTCGGAAGTACCCCTCACTGGCCCAGGAAGAACCGTTACTCAAGTCGTCCACCCGCTCGCAACGGCGAAATTCACTCACGCAAACGCTGATACATGTGGAGAAAGCCAGGAAATCGAGGTTGCGCTCGAGTTGTCCggtgtgggtccttggaaAGTGGAAATGCAACTTGGAAGTGAGGTTATGAAGTTCGAGGGTCTGGAAAAGGAGCGAGAAACTGTCAAGGTACCTATTCCCAAGGAGGTTCATGCACGAGGTGGAAAGATTGGGTTGGATCTTGGTACGTTTGTGCGTCTGTTCAGGAAGCACCGGCTGATTCAGTTTATTAGTTTCCGTTGAGGATGGCAATGGTTGCAAGCGTACGCTGAGCTCGACCCAGATGAGTGTTGAAATTAGACGCGTGAAGGTTTGTGGATCTGCGCTTGGGATTCGGCGGCTACTAAAGCCCTGGCGTCTTTACAGCCAACTGCTCGCTTCTACAGTCAAGATGGTTCACATCGTGTTCTCCTCCCTCACGAGGCTGAGGCCGAACTCCCGCTGCGCCTCACTGGTGATAAGGTCAGCCTAATTCATTGTATTCGAGCATCCAACTCACTCCTTTGGTagccttggcgtattgagtACCGAGCACCTGGTAGCCAACAGATTCACAAGCAAGTCTTGCATACACCAAACAGCCAGCTTTCCGTCAAAGCCGCGGGTACATACGAGATTGTTTCCGTTAGTCTCATGTCCCATATGCCCTATAGACGCAATAATCTCAACCTGAATTCTTTAGGTTTTCGATCGTCATTGCCCTGGTGCTGTTGTTCCCGAGGGCGCTTTCTATCACGTCGATTGGATTCCTCTGCCTGCTGTTGGCTTTGCCCATTCTGCTGGTGTATTCGACAAGGAACGGGAAGTTATCGTACGGCCACCTGTATGTGCAGGTAGGTAGTTCTCCTTCAAGTGAAAGCAATCACTAACTTTTGGTCCAGGCGAGGAGGATCATGCTGAGGTGGATCTTATCGGCAGGTCCCATAAAGTGTTTGAATAGAACAAAGACTGACAATATATCATTTTACAGGTCGCCCGCCATTCCAAGTTACATATTCGCATACGGATCCTAAGTCACACGTGGAAGAGAATCTTTTTACTTCCCTCAAGAATGTTAC
The Rhizoctonia solani chromosome 8, complete sequence DNA segment above includes these coding regions:
- a CDS encoding inorganic pyrophosphatase — its product is MSSTALRRLVQHTFHLRELSTSAMSRYTPRLIGAPNTLEHRVFIEQDGQPVSPFHDIPLFADQNNGILNMIVEVPRWTNAKMEISKEESFNPIKQDIKKGKLRFVRNCFPHHGYIWNYGAFPQTWEDPGQIHPETKAKGDNDPLDVCEIGEQVGYTGQVKQVKVLGIMALLDEGETDWKVIVVDVHDPLASKLNDIEDVERHLPGLIRATNEWFRIYKIPDGKPENAFAFSGEAKNKKYATEIIHECHEAWRRLITGETPAKTPNYELSIANITVKNSPGYVDKSNEIYTSIPPDSRKPPAPIDPSISKWFHISSASV
- a CDS encoding nucleoporin, coding for MAEPNKARPLVSENFLDAPTQRLLAVGLAVFCQARKVWEILQAYVVASASQRSWLLFKWDALDALFFLTLPLLRIPRLNFSLRVTLAQLLMMLCINWAALGDWHIPAGTLPQPLAFIPWLNPDTQISITERKVTIGQVVDASAHLLGQHTVRLSPINTAKLNPQGLSYCLAPHTHNSAFVPIVFNNSQPHVLQYSISPLGDKGPRTYVNLTWSDLKSISSTRTKLMTHTQTPVPTRPRIKLSEADEWDQLDEEEEKPAEYNSDEPVLSKSERLGHVRIVQPGVVRLERVLDKTGADFRIRYSEVVVVECPSVTFEPTRDEARGNRCMGEKVDMNVRARGVAPVELKWGVAVTPKSKYGTRRSGQDFTIRGIEGKEEIEGVPVAQDLIIPLSFSFDSPGRHTFTLANLSDAIGNSVNPALPQRTLKHGHQISDTDFAHIRTFDVLSRPSAAFEKCQPGKDIQLLKGKEGHSNMVVKAESYDEQDGWGAHISFLPDETSKSASAGATGVVGKVAGKVASAIDKVTAPTPWTKFFPATPGSNKISIPVTEAGTYTLTRVAGDLCEGVVRSPEVCRVVEVPLPRAEVEVERIHECSGDVGIHTIFTMDGTPPFRIHYTTTDSKGTTKSEERYLGARGELKLQPNKSGTYTYSFDAISDAYYSEVPLTGPGRTVTQVVHPLATAKFTHANADTCGESQEIEVALELSGVGPWKVEMQLGSEVMKFEGLEKERETVKVPIPKEVHARGGKIGLDLVSVEDGNGCKRTLSSTQMSVEIRRVKPTARFYSQDGSHRVLLPHEAEAELPLRLTGDKPWRIEYRAPGSQQIHKQVLHTPNSQLSVKAAGTYEIVSVFDRHCPGAVVPEGAFYHVDWIPLPAVGFAHSAGVFDKEREVIVRPPARRIMLRWILSAGRPPFQVTYSHTDPKSHVEENLFTSLKNVTRLAMRTSVPGTHVYALQHLADTTYNNGVRLDTRPRFKSTARISRCLNTDLNLSHDPGAVLSLSGTPPFTLSIAVRNLAEGETHHAQIITSDYEWAVNVPDYMFSTIGPHQVAIEKVRDASKCAELGSASERSLWIDVAETAAIIPLERRVDYCVGDVLNFQLEGTAPWQVGYTFNGKHTLAKSTSSRFGRVAAQPGVFRVESIAHQQNYCKTAVRDVEMKIHQLPTARVSDGNRIIEDIREGDQAEIVFRLTGEPPFTFTYQRTELVDPKKKSKTPPKVVETHTVSNVFKNEHSIFSAAEGTWTVTFISDKWCRYPTAAVDSTVPEA